From the Desulfosarcina sp. BuS5 genome, one window contains:
- a CDS encoding tRNA1(Val) (adenine(37)-N6)-methyltransferase, which yields MTDDITTGSFYDGHITIKQYRDGYRFSIDAVLLAGFVRPERGDRIVDLGTGCGIIPLILTDSYPDIKVYGIEVQEQLAKLADLNIKENRMENQVAILCSDMKDLKINMISGPADIVVSNPPYRKVDSGRINPDRQKAVARHEIKATLNDLIKTADRFLNISGKFFVVYPAERMVDMLTVMRSYDIEPKYIRMVHSKGHEQAKLILLKGIKGSRPGIITGPPLVIYQNNGKYTAEITGLYNYKMRDFIDFKTVRELTENNLRILFALLFVFYVAVTVV from the coding sequence ATGACCGACGACATTACTACCGGTTCCTTTTATGATGGCCATATTACAATTAAACAGTATAGAGACGGTTATCGTTTTTCAATAGATGCAGTCTTGCTGGCTGGTTTTGTTCGACCGGAAAGAGGTGACCGAATAGTGGATCTGGGTACAGGATGCGGCATTATTCCGTTGATATTGACTGATAGTTATCCTGACATCAAAGTATATGGAATAGAAGTTCAGGAACAACTGGCCAAGCTGGCTGATTTAAATATCAAAGAGAACCGGATGGAGAATCAGGTTGCCATTTTATGTTCTGATATGAAAGATTTGAAAATAAATATGATATCCGGCCCTGCTGATATAGTTGTTAGTAATCCTCCCTACAGAAAGGTCGACTCCGGAAGGATAAATCCTGATCGGCAGAAGGCCGTGGCAAGGCATGAAATAAAAGCTACCTTAAACGATTTGATAAAAACCGCAGATCGTTTTCTGAATATTTCAGGAAAATTTTTTGTAGTATATCCTGCTGAACGTATGGTCGATATGTTGACTGTAATGAGATCATACGATATTGAACCAAAATATATCAGGATGGTGCATTCAAAAGGTCATGAGCAGGCCAAACTTATTCTTCTGAAAGGCATTAAAGGAAGCCGCCCGGGAATAATAACAGGCCCACCTTTAGTAATTTATCAAAATAACGGTAAATATACTGCTGAGATAACTGGTCTTTATAACTATAAGATGCGCGATTTTATAGATTTTAAAACAGTTAGGGAACTTACAGAAAATAATCTACGCATCCTGTTTGCCCTTTTGTTCGTCTTCTACGTTGCGGTAACAGTTGTATAG
- a CDS encoding glutaredoxin family protein translates to MAKKVKIYTTSTCSYCKKAKEFLSEKGVEYEAYDVAADSEALKEMRKISGGATSVPVISVGGEVMVGFDGDHLEKLLNSPDQGS, encoded by the coding sequence ATGGCAAAAAAAGTGAAGATATATACCACGTCAACATGCTCCTATTGTAAAAAGGCGAAAGAGTTTCTTTCCGAAAAAGGAGTCGAGTATGAAGCCTATGATGTCGCTGCGGACAGCGAAGCACTAAAAGAAATGAGGAAGATTTCAGGAGGCGCCACATCTGTGCCTGTGATATCTGTCGGCGGCGAGGTGATGGTCGGCTTTGACGGTGATCATCTGGAAAAGTTATTGAATAGTCCCGATCAAGGGTCTTGA
- a CDS encoding M48 family metallopeptidase produces MNLIGYIVIVAIITDCLLHGFADLLNLKMLSNKIPDEFVGIYDEKDYKKSQEYLKTNTKFGWATSFFDLITILVFWFGKGFLFLDNIVRSFDLNPVATGLIYMGILILFKSLLGLPFSIYSTFVIEEKFGFNKTGWKTFIMDLIKGVIISILLGAPLIAGILLFFQYAGDYSWLYCWVAVVVFILSVQFIAPTYIMPLFNKFKEIEDGELKDSIVSYSKKIDFPLKKIFIMDGSKRSGKSNAFFTGFGNNKRIVLFDTLVEQHSVSELVSILAHEMGHYKKKHILKNIIISTMQIGIIFFLLSIFISYQPLFDAFYIKEKSVYAGLIFFGMLYSPIGFFTGIFTQYISRKNENEADRFAVETNENIDSMINALKKLSVYNLSNLTPHPFYVFLNYSHPPVLERIKPLASYRPSHT; encoded by the coding sequence ATGAATTTAATAGGTTATATCGTTATAGTTGCCATAATAACAGATTGTTTGCTTCACGGTTTTGCAGATCTGTTAAACCTTAAAATGTTAAGCAACAAAATTCCCGATGAATTTGTCGGGATATATGATGAAAAAGATTACAAAAAATCACAGGAATATCTTAAAACAAATACTAAATTCGGGTGGGCGACTTCTTTCTTTGACTTGATCACCATTCTTGTTTTTTGGTTTGGAAAAGGTTTTCTTTTTCTTGATAATATTGTCAGATCTTTCGATTTAAATCCTGTCGCGACCGGTCTTATATATATGGGAATACTAATTTTATTCAAGTCTCTTTTAGGTTTGCCATTTTCTATATATTCAACTTTTGTTATTGAAGAAAAATTCGGATTTAACAAAACAGGATGGAAGACATTTATTATGGATTTAATCAAAGGAGTTATTATCTCCATACTTTTAGGAGCGCCCCTGATTGCCGGAATACTACTTTTTTTTCAATACGCAGGAGATTATTCATGGCTATATTGCTGGGTGGCTGTTGTAGTTTTTATTTTATCTGTTCAATTTATAGCGCCAACTTATATTATGCCTTTATTCAACAAATTTAAAGAGATAGAGGACGGAGAACTAAAAGATTCTATAGTCTCTTATTCCAAAAAGATAGATTTTCCTCTTAAAAAAATTTTTATTATGGATGGATCAAAGCGTTCAGGCAAATCGAATGCTTTTTTTACCGGATTCGGTAATAATAAAAGAATTGTATTATTTGACACTCTTGTTGAACAGCACTCGGTTTCGGAACTTGTATCTATACTTGCACATGAAATGGGACATTACAAAAAGAAACATATATTAAAAAATATTATTATAAGTACAATGCAGATTGGTATAATATTTTTTCTATTGTCAATATTTATATCTTATCAGCCTCTTTTTGATGCATTTTATATAAAGGAAAAATCTGTATATGCAGGATTGATTTTTTTTGGAATGTTATATTCTCCGATAGGTTTTTTTACCGGAATATTCACGCAGTATATTTCGAGGAAAAATGAAAATGAAGCTGACAGGTTTGCGGTAGAAACAAATGAAAATATCGACTCTATGATTAATGCTTTAAAAAAATTATCCGTTTATAATCTTTCCAATTTAACACCTCACCCTTTTTACGTTTTTCTGAATTATTCGCACCCGCCGGTACTGGAAAGAATAAAGCCCTTAGCCAGCTATAGACCGTCACATACATAA
- a CDS encoding DUF4124 domain-containing protein encodes MKLRLFIILIALLFSTVGAFAEFYKYIDKEGNIFFTDNLSEVPENQRPGVIEYGEPEKKTESSKESGYAEESAEIQPEEDGPLDNTSNDPAANLNNRKNALEQEYILLKKENAELANTKKNLKTKAQVESYNKKALLIKEKIENYKKNKAELNAEIEEYNKSIQMDKEDKKNNDAKADY; translated from the coding sequence ATGAAACTTAGACTTTTTATTATATTAATCGCTTTATTATTCAGCACTGTTGGTGCATTTGCAGAATTTTACAAGTATATTGACAAGGAAGGGAATATTTTTTTTACGGATAATTTAAGCGAAGTGCCTGAGAATCAAAGACCCGGGGTTATAGAATATGGTGAGCCTGAAAAAAAAACCGAGTCATCTAAAGAATCCGGGTATGCTGAAGAGTCCGCAGAAATTCAGCCCGAGGAAGATGGGCCTCTTGATAATACAAGTAATGATCCTGCCGCAAATTTGAATAATAGAAAAAATGCATTGGAACAAGAATACATTCTTTTGAAAAAGGAGAATGCAGAACTTGCGAACACCAAAAAAAATCTTAAAACCAAAGCGCAGGTTGAAAGCTATAATAAAAAGGCTTTATTGATAAAAGAGAAGATTGAAAATTATAAAAAAAATAAGGCTGAATTAAACGCCGAGATAGAAGAATATAATAAATCTATACAAATGGATAAAGAAGACAAAAAAAATAATGACGCAAAAGCCGATTATTAA
- a CDS encoding 4Fe-4S dicluster domain-containing protein: protein MGRPELKEHIINRDWCKGCGICVHFCPKNVLELDSDAKVSAARPDDCICCRLCELRCPDLAIEVKKVNFNEREDKIRSG from the coding sequence ATGGGGAGGCCTGAATTAAAAGAGCATATAATTAACCGGGACTGGTGTAAAGGATGCGGTATATGTGTACATTTCTGCCCGAAAAATGTTTTGGAGCTTGATTCTGATGCAAAGGTTTCTGCAGCCAGACCGGACGATTGTATATGTTGCAGACTTTGTGAATTAAGGTGCCCCGACCTTGCTATTGAAGTGAAAAAGGTTAATTTTAATGAAAGGGAAGATAAAATTCGTTCAGGGTAA
- a CDS encoding 2-oxoacid:ferredoxin oxidoreductase subunit beta, with protein MGVKDYIRARFFPHIWCPGCGHGIVLNSLLTAIEKLGLSKNDIVFVSGIGCSSRISGYVDFHTLHTIHGRAVAFATGVKMSRPGLNIIVPMGDGDALAIGGNHFIHAARRNLDLTAIVMNNRIYGMTGGQFSPLSGYGVKATTAPYYNIDHGFDIAELSVAAGATFVARSTTYHVKQLTNIFCKAILHKGFSVVEVLSQCPTYFGRKNNAGSAVDMMEFYKNNTIPKGSKAKDENPDLIERGIFVQKKLPEYCEEYDKIIKIAKNRS; from the coding sequence ATGGGAGTCAAAGATTATATCAGGGCAAGATTCTTTCCGCATATCTGGTGCCCTGGCTGCGGGCACGGCATAGTGCTAAACAGCCTGCTTACAGCCATAGAAAAACTTGGTTTAAGTAAAAATGATATTGTATTTGTTTCCGGAATAGGGTGCTCTTCCAGAATTTCGGGATATGTCGATTTTCATACTCTACACACTATCCACGGCCGGGCCGTTGCCTTTGCCACGGGTGTTAAAATGAGCCGTCCTGGGCTGAATATTATAGTACCCATGGGTGATGGTGATGCTTTGGCCATAGGTGGAAACCATTTTATACATGCAGCCCGGCGTAATCTTGATCTTACTGCAATCGTAATGAATAACCGCATCTACGGAATGACCGGGGGGCAGTTTTCACCCTTGTCGGGATATGGCGTCAAAGCCACTACCGCCCCGTATTATAATATAGATCACGGATTTGATATAGCAGAGCTGTCTGTTGCTGCCGGGGCGACATTTGTGGCACGCTCAACCACCTATCATGTTAAACAGCTTACAAATATATTTTGTAAGGCCATCCTGCACAAGGGCTTCTCCGTGGTTGAAGTCCTTTCCCAATGTCCGACGTACTTTGGGAGAAAAAATAATGCCGGCAGCGCTGTAGATATGATGGAGTTCTATAAAAATAATACCATACCCAAAGGATCAAAGGCTAAAGATGAGAATCCGGATCTGATTGAACGGGGTATTTTTGTTCAAAAGAAACTGCCTGAATACTGTGAAGAGTATGATAAAATTATTAAAATAGCAAAGAACCGGAGTTGA
- the recD2 gene encoding SF1B family DNA helicase RecD2 translates to MTSLNITSPNLTSLAGHLEQITYFNAENHYTIAKFRTEKINNLVTIIGYLPCVNPGEALEIKGLWETNPRYGEQFRIESFEVTLPATVDGIRKYLKSGLIKGIGSALVESLISRFGEDTLEIIEKKPDRLLEIDGIGKKKAAIIGRAWEEHHAIRRLMIFLSEHGLNASLSARILKKYGRDAVDLICKNPYCMATEIDGIDFHAADLMAIKLGMPANSPERIKASILYFIEGAIKNGDVFVFEERLISGCNRLTGVETTLINDSMAELVKSGDIVIDEPVKDHDCRAVYSKIIYQAEKGVAEKLKALLSVPVMFQDIGQDIITAETLKRLSINLSPDQLAVIEEIIAHRIAVITGGPGTGKTTLIRAITIVFEILGKKILLAAPTGRAARRLSEVTDKKAATIHKMLGYNPSDECFEKNRDNPLEADALIIDEASMVDIILMFHILNAIPLTSVLIIVGDVFQLPSIGPGNIFSDIIKSGIIKTFELKKIFRQAKESQIVINAHNIRNGKQPDLKAEKVHSEFYFIEKENPDSVVETILELCTKRIPEKFYLHRLEGIQVITPMHKGKVGTINLNQVLQQALNNNTLSVENRGTMFKAGDKVMHLKNNYQKDVFNGDIGIVDSIDKGQKRVFVKYYERIVEYDFTELDELTLSYAISVHKSQGSEYPAVIIPLMTSHYPMLQRNLVYTAITRGKRLVIIVGMKKALGIALKNNRPTERLSSLYERLIRPRVNA, encoded by the coding sequence ATGACATCGCTAAATATTACATCTCCAAATTTGACATCTTTGGCCGGACATCTGGAACAGATTACCTATTTCAACGCAGAAAACCACTATACGATCGCAAAATTCAGAACAGAGAAGATTAATAATCTTGTAACCATCATAGGTTATCTGCCCTGTGTGAATCCCGGAGAAGCCCTGGAAATAAAAGGTTTATGGGAAACAAATCCAAGGTACGGAGAACAGTTCCGGATAGAAAGCTTTGAAGTTACGCTTCCGGCAACGGTTGACGGCATTAGAAAATATCTTAAATCAGGTTTGATAAAGGGCATAGGCTCTGCTCTGGTCGAGAGTCTGATAAGCCGGTTTGGAGAGGATACACTTGAGATAATAGAAAAAAAACCTGATAGACTGCTCGAAATTGACGGAATAGGAAAAAAAAAGGCGGCAATTATCGGCAGGGCCTGGGAAGAACACCATGCAATACGAAGACTGATGATTTTCCTTAGTGAGCATGGCTTAAACGCATCATTAAGTGCTAGAATTTTAAAGAAATACGGCCGTGATGCGGTGGATCTTATCTGTAAAAATCCCTATTGTATGGCAACAGAAATCGATGGCATAGATTTCCATGCCGCTGATCTCATGGCCATAAAACTCGGTATGCCTGCAAACTCTCCAGAGAGAATTAAAGCTTCTATTCTTTATTTTATTGAAGGGGCTATAAAAAATGGCGATGTTTTTGTTTTTGAGGAGAGGCTTATAAGTGGTTGCAACAGGCTTACAGGCGTTGAAACCACTTTAATCAATGATAGCATGGCAGAACTTGTGAAATCCGGGGATATTGTTATTGATGAACCGGTTAAGGATCACGACTGCCGGGCAGTCTATTCAAAAATAATTTACCAGGCGGAAAAAGGCGTTGCCGAAAAACTTAAAGCGCTCTTATCCGTTCCGGTTATGTTTCAGGATATAGGTCAGGATATAATAACAGCAGAAACGCTTAAAAGACTTTCCATAAATCTTTCACCGGACCAACTTGCAGTAATTGAAGAAATCATTGCCCACAGGATTGCTGTAATCACCGGAGGACCGGGGACAGGCAAGACTACTCTAATCCGCGCCATTACCATTGTTTTTGAAATTCTTGGAAAAAAGATTCTCCTTGCCGCGCCAACCGGCCGAGCTGCAAGACGTTTATCAGAAGTTACCGATAAAAAGGCGGCCACTATACACAAAATGCTAGGCTACAACCCGTCGGATGAATGTTTTGAAAAAAATAGGGACAATCCTCTAGAAGCAGATGCGCTGATTATAGATGAAGCCTCAATGGTAGATATAATCCTGATGTTTCATATTCTTAACGCAATCCCTTTAACTTCAGTCCTGATAATAGTTGGTGATGTTTTTCAGTTGCCGTCAATAGGGCCGGGCAATATTTTTTCAGATATAATCAAATCCGGGATCATTAAAACATTTGAACTGAAAAAAATTTTCAGACAGGCCAAAGAAAGCCAAATAGTTATTAATGCGCATAATATTCGTAATGGCAAGCAGCCTGATTTAAAAGCGGAAAAGGTGCATTCAGAGTTCTATTTTATAGAAAAGGAAAACCCTGATTCTGTTGTGGAAACAATTCTGGAATTATGCACAAAAAGAATCCCTGAAAAATTTTATCTCCATCGTCTTGAAGGAATTCAGGTAATTACCCCAATGCACAAAGGAAAAGTAGGGACCATAAATCTCAACCAAGTGCTTCAACAGGCTCTTAACAATAACACCCTCTCTGTGGAGAACAGGGGCACCATGTTCAAGGCCGGCGACAAAGTAATGCATTTAAAGAATAATTACCAAAAAGATGTTTTTAATGGCGATATCGGAATTGTTGATTCAATCGACAAAGGGCAAAAAAGGGTCTTTGTGAAGTATTACGAAAGAATAGTAGAATACGACTTCACGGAACTTGATGAGCTTACACTATCTTATGCTATTTCTGTTCACAAGTCACAGGGGTCGGAATATCCTGCCGTCATCATCCCATTAATGACCAGCCACTATCCCATGCTTCAGAGGAACCTGGTCTATACCGCCATAACCAGGGGAAAGCGTTTGGTAATAATTGTCGGTATGAAAAAAGCTTTGGGAATCGCGCTTAAAAACAACAGACCGACGGAACGGCTTTCGTCTCTATATGAAAGGCTGATTCGGCCGCGTGTCAATGCATAA
- a CDS encoding DUF4338 domain-containing protein — MLKKKITSITHCGREITVQELEDIKETVSMFQRLSRVELAQTIAENLQWYRASGTNKVDASLKLLEKLESQGFLKLPEKRIKSKYTIKKKILITDKTGPQPEISCNLKELCPVKLEIVKDKDVAALWKEYVSRYHYLGYNRPFGYTLRYFITSELGRLGCILFSGAAKSMGTRDSWIGWTEKQRLNNLAWVINNSRFLIFPWVRVQNLASHVFGQINRQISTHWQENWGYSPVLMETFVDPIHYQGTCYNAANWQYLGLTTGQGLVRKGKSYSTTPKKILVKPLAKNFRDILCSEKLVGRMI; from the coding sequence ATGCTTAAAAAAAAAATCACATCTATTACCCACTGCGGTCGTGAAATCACAGTTCAGGAGCTTGAGGATATAAAGGAAACCGTTAGTATGTTCCAGCGGTTAAGCCGTGTAGAGTTGGCGCAGACAATAGCGGAAAACCTGCAATGGTATAGAGCATCAGGAACCAACAAGGTGGATGCCAGTCTTAAGTTATTGGAAAAACTGGAGTCCCAGGGTTTTTTAAAACTTCCTGAAAAGCGGATAAAATCCAAATATACAATTAAAAAAAAAATTTTAATAACCGACAAAACAGGGCCCCAGCCTGAAATATCTTGCAACCTCAAGGAGTTATGTCCAGTTAAACTGGAGATTGTAAAAGATAAAGATGTTGCAGCGCTATGGAAAGAATATGTATCACGTTATCATTACCTGGGATACAATAGGCCCTTTGGGTATACGCTGCGATATTTTATTACAAGCGAGCTTGGTAGATTAGGTTGTATCCTATTTTCCGGTGCAGCAAAATCCATGGGTACAAGGGACAGTTGGATAGGCTGGACGGAAAAGCAACGTTTGAACAATCTGGCCTGGGTCATTAATAATTCGCGGTTTTTGATTTTTCCATGGGTACGGGTTCAAAATCTTGCCAGCCATGTATTTGGTCAAATCAACCGACAAATAAGTACACACTGGCAAGAGAATTGGGGGTATTCTCCGGTATTAATGGAGACTTTTGTAGATCCGATTCATTATCAAGGCACCTGTTACAATGCGGCCAATTGGCAATACTTGGGGCTGACAACCGGCCAGGGTCTTGTTCGAAAGGGCAAGAGCTACAGCACCACACCCAAGAAAATATTAGTAAAACCGCTGGCAAAAAATTTTCGTGATATACTTTGTTCGGAAAAACTTGTTGGGAGAATGATATGA
- a CDS encoding DUF721 domain-containing protein, with protein MKKPVHIGSFINEVLFSCRSEIENGIFEIWDMWANLVGEVIAKDSKPAAFRKKILIVHVSDSAWIQQLQFLKKDIIKSINDFFGKRLVEDINFRIGPV; from the coding sequence ATGAAGAAACCTGTGCATATAGGAAGCTTTATAAATGAGGTGCTTTTCTCTTGTCGAAGTGAGATTGAAAACGGAATTTTTGAGATTTGGGATATGTGGGCAAATCTCGTCGGCGAAGTGATTGCAAAAGATTCCAAGCCTGCTGCATTTAGAAAAAAAATATTAATTGTGCACGTATCGGATTCGGCATGGATCCAGCAATTACAATTTTTGAAAAAAGATATTATTAAATCGATAAATGATTTTTTCGGTAAAAGACTGGTTGAAGATATAAATTTTAGAATAGGCCCGGTATAG
- a CDS encoding flavin reductase has protein sequence MNPTVLYKLSYGLYLITSTKDDKINGQVANAVFQVTSEPPTIAIGINKQNLTHEFISSSNLFGVSILAQDAPLSLIGQFGFKSGREVDKFADINYRKSETNVPVILDNTVAYLEAKVINQLELTTHTLFIGEMTAAEVLKDGERMTYAYYHQVKRGTTPKTAPTFIPKVKKTASLPKYQCSVCSYVYDPEKGDPGSDVAPGIAFKDLPDDWECPICGAGKDMFELL, from the coding sequence ATGAATCCCACGGTTTTATATAAGCTTAGCTATGGTCTTTACTTGATAACTTCAACAAAAGACGACAAAATCAACGGGCAGGTCGCTAATGCCGTTTTTCAGGTGACGTCTGAACCCCCTACCATTGCCATAGGTATTAACAAACAGAATCTTACCCATGAATTTATCTCTTCCAGTAATCTGTTCGGCGTCTCCATTCTTGCCCAGGATGCCCCGCTTAGCCTGATCGGCCAGTTTGGATTTAAGTCGGGAAGAGAAGTTGATAAATTCGCTGATATTAATTATCGGAAAAGTGAGACAAATGTTCCGGTGATTTTGGATAACACGGTGGCCTATCTTGAGGCAAAAGTAATTAATCAATTAGAGCTGACGACCCATACCCTGTTTATCGGTGAAATGACGGCGGCTGAGGTGCTAAAAGACGGGGAACGGATGACCTATGCCTATTACCACCAGGTAAAACGGGGTACAACCCCTAAAACCGCTCCGACCTTTATTCCGAAGGTTAAAAAAACGGCATCATTACCCAAATATCAATGCTCTGTTTGCAGTTATGTTTATGATCCTGAAAAAGGAGATCCGGGCAGCGACGTTGCACCAGGCATAGCCTTTAAGGATCTGCCGGACGACTGGGAGTGCCCAATATGCGGAGCGGGTAAAGATATGTTTGAACTTTTATAG
- a CDS encoding 2-oxoacid:acceptor oxidoreductase family protein yields the protein MKRSRLVFTGSGGQGVITAAILVAEAAVLHENLNAVQSQVYGPAARGGAARSDVIIADSTIYYPKVTEPNLLVCLTQESYNKYSSIIRPGGLLLTDTKYVKTERRVSANQVELPIYETVLKKIGKPIVFNICMLGVIIGLTKIVQPDSVMKVLSSKFSPALQAINRKALELGIELCIDTRPNQPFI from the coding sequence ATGAAACGAAGCAGACTGGTTTTTACAGGTTCCGGAGGGCAGGGAGTTATAACCGCTGCTATTCTTGTTGCTGAAGCCGCCGTACTTCATGAGAATCTTAATGCTGTTCAGTCTCAAGTATACGGTCCTGCTGCAAGGGGCGGGGCTGCTCGAAGCGATGTGATAATTGCGGATTCAACAATATATTATCCCAAGGTTACCGAACCCAATCTGCTTGTATGCTTGACACAGGAGTCCTACAATAAATATTCTTCCATAATCAGGCCGGGCGGGCTGCTCCTTACAGATACGAAATACGTAAAAACAGAAAGAAGGGTATCCGCTAATCAGGTGGAACTCCCAATTTACGAAACAGTACTTAAAAAGATCGGCAAACCGATTGTTTTTAATATATGTATGCTGGGTGTTATAATCGGGTTAACGAAAATCGTACAACCTGACTCGGTCATGAAGGTGCTTAGCTCGAAATTTTCGCCTGCTCTCCAAGCCATAAACAGGAAAGCTCTTGAACTGGGTATTGAGTTATGCATTGACACGCGGCCGAATCAGCCTTTCATATAG
- the gmhB gene encoding D-glycero-beta-D-manno-heptose 1,7-bisphosphate 7-phosphatase, whose protein sequence is MTQKPIIKGLTSSRPIKKIAFLDRDGVINHDSPDYIKSWPEFQFLPGSIEAVKRLTLNGFIVFIITNQSAINRGMISKKGLEYIHSRMMREIEKGGGLINDIFYCPHMPEDRCRCRKPEPGLIYMAQKAYKLDISSAVMVGDSSKDIECAVNAGCGLNVLVRTGNGNKAEETLIEKNIRPDFIAKDLYHAVNWIIPHYTNII, encoded by the coding sequence ATGACGCAAAAGCCGATTATTAAAGGATTGACTTCATCGAGGCCTATTAAAAAGATTGCTTTTCTGGACAGGGATGGCGTTATAAATCATGATTCACCGGACTATATTAAAAGCTGGCCTGAGTTTCAGTTTTTGCCTGGCAGTATTGAGGCCGTCAAGCGGCTGACGCTAAACGGATTTATTGTTTTTATAATAACAAATCAGTCTGCAATAAACAGAGGCATGATATCTAAAAAAGGTCTCGAATATATTCACAGCAGGATGATGCGGGAAATTGAAAAAGGTGGAGGACTTATCAATGATATTTTTTACTGTCCTCATATGCCCGAAGACCGATGCCGATGCCGTAAACCTGAACCGGGTCTGATTTATATGGCTCAAAAAGCATACAAGCTTGATATCTCTTCCGCCGTAATGGTGGGCGACAGTTCCAAAGATATCGAATGCGCTGTTAATGCCGGGTGCGGACTGAATGTTCTGGTTAGAACCGGCAACGGAAATAAAGCTGAAGAAACTCTTATAGAAAAAAATATTCGCCCGGATTTTATCGCAAAGGACCTGTATCATGCAGTCAACTGGATTATCCCCCATTATACCAATATAATATGA
- a CDS encoding 2-oxoacid:acceptor oxidoreductase subunit alpha, protein MKGKIKFVQGNEACVEAAMYAGLDFFAGYPITPSTEIAEHLSYRLPQQGGKFLQMEDEIASMCAIIGASLTGHKVMTATSGPGFSLMQEALGYAVMAEIPAVIVNVQRGGPSTGNPTHVSQGDVNQARWGTHGDHAIITLTASSHQDLFGITVDAFNMAETYRTPVILLLDEVIGHMREKLVVPEDGEIPLVKRLRTSLKEGVDYHPYFPREDGRIPMSDFGGVHRYNVTGLYHDMWGFPSDNPRLVHDLIRHLVDKIQNDRHVITRCNKYHLDDARTILIAYGSAARSAHHVVETSRREGQRVGLLELKTLWPFPHGLVREKCAKARTIIVVEMNMGQVLAGVKQAVDNPESVFLANRIDGVLIKPVDITGIMRIIQGRGV, encoded by the coding sequence ATGAAAGGGAAGATAAAATTCGTTCAGGGTAATGAGGCCTGTGTGGAGGCAGCTATGTACGCGGGGCTTGATTTTTTTGCAGGTTACCCGATCACGCCTTCCACAGAGATCGCCGAGCATCTCTCTTACAGACTTCCTCAACAAGGTGGCAAATTTTTGCAAATGGAGGATGAAATTGCGTCCATGTGCGCAATAATAGGTGCATCTTTGACCGGCCATAAAGTGATGACCGCCACCAGTGGGCCCGGTTTTTCCCTGATGCAGGAGGCTTTGGGCTATGCTGTAATGGCGGAAATCCCTGCTGTAATAGTCAATGTCCAGAGGGGAGGCCCTTCCACAGGCAATCCCACCCATGTCAGTCAGGGGGATGTTAATCAAGCACGCTGGGGCACTCACGGCGACCACGCCATTATTACTCTCACAGCTTCCAGCCATCAGGATCTGTTTGGTATCACTGTTGATGCCTTTAATATGGCCGAAACTTACAGAACGCCTGTTATACTTCTACTAGATGAAGTTATCGGTCACATGCGGGAAAAACTTGTGGTACCTGAAGATGGAGAAATTCCACTTGTTAAAAGGCTGAGAACATCTCTAAAAGAAGGCGTGGACTATCATCCTTATTTCCCAAGGGAAGACGGCCGGATTCCCATGTCGGACTTTGGAGGGGTCCACCGCTACAATGTTACCGGGCTCTATCATGATATGTGGGGCTTTCCGTCAGACAACCCAAGGCTGGTTCATGATCTCATCAGGCATCTTGTTGATAAAATACAGAATGACAGGCATGTTATAACCAGGTGCAATAAATATCACCTTGACGATGCCAGAACTATTTTGATTGCTTATGGTTCTGCAGCAAGATCAGCCCATCATGTAGTGGAAACAAGCAGGCGCGAGGGGCAGCGCGTGGGCCTTTTGGAACTTAAGACTTTATGGCCGTTTCCACACGGGCTTGTTAGGGAAAAATGCGCCAAAGCAAGAACTATTATTGTTGTTGAGATGAATATGGGGCAGGTTCTTGCCGGAGTAAAACAAGCGGTGGATAATCCTGAATCCGTATTTCTGGCAAATCGTATCGACGGGGTTCTTATAAAACCGGTTGATATAACCGGAATAATGCGTATCATCCAGGGCCGGGGAGTATAA